Proteins encoded within one genomic window of Prochlorococcus marinus str. MIT 9515:
- a CDS encoding DegT/DnrJ/EryC1/StrS family aminotransferase, translating into MQIPPFTLERQFKEIGSDIEDAVLKVLKGGQYVGGHEISRFEENFASLIGVNHAIGCNSGTDALILALRALDIGEGDEVITSSFSFFATAEAISAVGANPVLVDINPTNYLINIDLIEREINSNTKAIMPVHLFGNAVNMKSIKVLAKKYDLKIIEDCAQATCTLWGNSKVGSIGDIGCFSFFPTKNLGAAGDGGAVTTSDYNIARKVRELAVHGSPKRYHHTQIGYNSRLDTLQAAVLNIKLKSLSKWISNRQKIANNYFELLEENSFLHFPMIDFDSISHSWNQFVIRLKNYNYDINNNYSNLFETDFNKNNSLRNLLKLRLSEKGINSIIYYPIPIHAQIAYKNINFSREKLINTEIVCTEVLSLPMYPEISYEEQVYVSKNFNIILKKCIDELQICA; encoded by the coding sequence ATGCAAATCCCTCCATTTACCTTAGAAAGACAGTTCAAAGAAATTGGCTCTGATATCGAAGATGCTGTTTTGAAAGTTCTTAAAGGTGGACAATATGTAGGCGGTCATGAGATTTCTAGATTTGAAGAGAATTTCGCATCTCTTATTGGAGTAAATCATGCTATTGGGTGTAATAGTGGAACTGATGCATTAATACTTGCTTTACGTGCTTTAGACATTGGAGAGGGGGATGAAGTAATTACTTCATCTTTTAGTTTTTTCGCTACTGCTGAAGCTATCAGTGCAGTAGGAGCCAATCCTGTTTTGGTAGATATTAATCCAACTAATTATTTAATTAATATTGATTTAATTGAAAGAGAAATAAACTCTAATACCAAAGCAATTATGCCAGTCCATTTATTTGGTAATGCTGTAAATATGAAATCAATAAAAGTATTAGCTAAAAAATATGATTTAAAAATAATTGAGGATTGTGCTCAAGCAACTTGTACTTTATGGGGTAATTCTAAGGTAGGTAGTATTGGAGACATTGGATGCTTTAGCTTTTTCCCAACTAAGAACTTAGGGGCTGCTGGAGATGGTGGTGCAGTTACAACCTCAGATTACAATATTGCTAGAAAAGTAAGAGAGTTGGCAGTTCATGGAAGTCCTAAAAGATATCACCATACTCAAATAGGATATAATAGTAGGCTCGATACTCTACAAGCAGCGGTCTTAAATATCAAACTAAAATCCCTATCAAAATGGATCAGTAATCGTCAAAAAATAGCCAATAATTATTTTGAATTATTAGAAGAAAATAGTTTTCTTCACTTCCCTATGATTGATTTTGACTCTATTTCGCATTCTTGGAATCAATTTGTGATCAGATTAAAAAATTATAATTATGATATAAACAATAATTACTCAAATTTATTTGAAACTGATTTCAATAAAAATAATTCTTTGAGAAATTTATTGAAACTCAGACTTTCCGAGAAAGGAATTAATTCAATTATTTATTATCCGATTCCAATACATGCACAAATAGCATACAAAAATATAAATTTCTCTAGAGAAAAACTTATTAATACAGAGATAGTTTGCACTGAAGTACTTAGTCTTCCAATGTATCCGGAAATTTCTTATGAAGAACAAGTTTATGTATCTAAAAACTTTAATATTATTTTAAAAAAATGTATTGACGAACTTCAAATATGTGCGTAA
- a CDS encoding cryptochrome/photolyase family protein encodes MNNPRILFWHRKDLRIYDNNALSKAFSLSNAITSTYIFDQNYSQDFNANSRAWFLGNSLQELSRNWETLGSRMIIDEGNPLTLIPKLAQLIDAKFVAWNKAIEPYEINRDLEIKNTLKKFKIEIIELWDHLLLEPSQIHTGSNKPYTVYGPFYKKLKSKLQLLTSKKNLNNIGKLKDLEIGIKESQKIDSSRLILEKFIKKVNFDGINLCPCKPGEIAAEKLLDQFINQDKIGSYASSRDFPDQNGTSFLSASLRFGTISIRKVWNSTLFTDLKNKNNHNKISIETWQKELVWREFYQHCLFHFPELEKGPYRKKWDHFPWQNNHEWFDRWSNGETGVPIIDAAMRQLNSTGWMHNRCRMIVASFLVKDLICNWQMGEEKFMKVLVDGDLAANNGGWQWSASSGMDPKPLRIFNPYTQTKKFDPICKYIKFWIPELSKVPNKDILNGEISDLEKNNYYGAIVNHNTQQRLFKDLYAHI; translated from the coding sequence TCAAAAGCATTTTCTTTATCAAATGCTATTACTTCAACATATATTTTTGATCAAAATTATTCTCAAGACTTTAATGCGAATTCTAGAGCATGGTTTCTTGGAAATTCATTGCAAGAATTAAGCAGAAATTGGGAAACCCTTGGTAGTCGAATGATTATAGATGAAGGTAATCCATTAACTCTCATACCTAAATTGGCTCAATTAATTGATGCTAAATTTGTTGCTTGGAATAAAGCAATAGAACCTTATGAAATTAATCGTGATTTAGAAATTAAAAATACTTTAAAAAAGTTTAAAATTGAGATTATAGAATTATGGGATCACTTATTATTAGAACCTTCTCAAATTCATACTGGAAGTAACAAACCATATACAGTTTATGGTCCGTTTTACAAAAAATTAAAGTCAAAACTACAATTACTCACTTCGAAAAAAAATCTTAATAATATTGGTAAATTAAAGGATTTAGAAATAGGGATTAAAGAAAGTCAAAAAATTGATAGTTCAAGATTAATATTAGAGAAATTTATAAAAAAAGTAAATTTTGATGGTATTAATTTATGTCCTTGCAAACCAGGAGAAATAGCTGCAGAAAAATTATTAGACCAATTTATTAACCAAGATAAAATTGGATCATACGCATCTTCAAGAGACTTTCCTGATCAAAACGGAACATCATTCCTAAGTGCATCATTGAGATTTGGGACAATAAGTATAAGAAAAGTCTGGAATTCAACCTTGTTTACTGACTTAAAAAATAAAAATAACCATAATAAAATATCAATAGAAACTTGGCAAAAAGAACTAGTTTGGAGAGAATTCTATCAACATTGCTTATTCCATTTTCCAGAATTAGAAAAAGGACCTTACAGAAAAAAATGGGATCATTTTCCTTGGCAAAATAATCATGAATGGTTTGATCGATGGAGCAATGGAGAAACTGGAGTTCCTATTATCGATGCAGCAATGAGACAACTTAATAGTACAGGCTGGATGCATAATAGATGTCGAATGATAGTTGCTTCATTTCTCGTAAAAGATCTTATTTGCAATTGGCAAATGGGTGAAGAAAAATTTATGAAGGTATTGGTGGATGGAGACTTAGCCGCAAATAATGGAGGTTGGCAATGGAGTGCAAGTAGTGGCATGGATCCAAAGCCATTAAGAATTTTTAATCCATATACTCAAACTAAAAAATTCGATCCTATTTGCAAATATATTAAATTCTGGATTCCAGAATTATCTAAAGTACCTAATAAAGATATCCTAAATGGTGAGATTTCTGATTTGGAAAAAAATAATTATTATGGAGCTATAGTTAATCACAATACTCAGCAAAGACTTTTTAAAGATCTTTACGCACATATTTGA
- a CDS encoding thioredoxin family protein: protein MVKTNSMYLELGTQLPFFEMINVNSSNQEKYNFSRLDNRHLLLMFICAHCPFVKYIENHISVLSADIEDQVQTIAISSNDIVTHPSDSPENLRNQAKLQGWTFPYLYDERQVFAKKLKAACTPDFYLFSNAGNKKFPLFYHGQLDSSRPSNDIPITGEDLRAAVQELNKNSNYPNPQQPSLGCNIKWTPGGEPDWFK, encoded by the coding sequence ATGGTTAAAACAAATTCAATGTATTTGGAATTAGGGACTCAATTACCTTTTTTCGAAATGATTAATGTCAATTCATCTAATCAAGAAAAATATAATTTTTCAAGACTGGATAATAGACATTTACTATTAATGTTTATTTGCGCCCATTGCCCTTTTGTAAAATATATTGAAAATCATATTTCAGTTTTAAGCGCTGATATTGAGGATCAAGTTCAAACTATTGCAATTTCAAGTAATGATATTGTTACTCATCCTTCTGATTCTCCAGAGAATTTAAGAAATCAAGCTAAATTGCAAGGCTGGACTTTTCCTTATCTGTATGATGAAAGGCAAGTTTTTGCCAAAAAATTAAAGGCTGCATGCACGCCTGATTTCTATCTTTTTTCAAATGCTGGGAATAAAAAATTCCCCCTTTTTTATCATGGACAACTTGATAGTAGTAGACCTAGTAATGATATTCCCATTACAGGAGAAGATTTACGAGCCGCGGTTCAAGAATTAAATAAAAATAGTAATTATCCTAACCCTCAACAACCATCGCTTGGATGTAATATTAAATGGACTCCAGGTGGAGAACCTGATTGGTTTAAATAA
- the fabI gene encoding enoyl-ACP reductase FabI — protein MLLNLTGKKILVTGIANNRSIAWGIAQQLSKAGAELGITYLPDEKGRFESKVRELTKDLKPSLFLPLDVQNPSQIEEIFENIKNNWGQIDGLVHCLAFAGRDELIGDYSATSSEGFDRALNISAYSLAPLCKAAKPLFSDGAGVVSLTYLGSERAIPNYNVMGVAKAALEASVRYLSAELGPERQVRVNAISAGPIRTLASSAIGGILDMIHNVEEKAPLRRTVTQTEVGNTAAFLLSDLASGISGQTIYVDAGYCINGM, from the coding sequence ATGCTTCTAAATTTAACTGGCAAAAAAATTCTAGTTACTGGAATTGCCAACAATCGTTCAATAGCATGGGGTATAGCTCAGCAACTTTCAAAAGCTGGCGCTGAACTAGGAATTACATATTTGCCAGATGAAAAAGGGAGATTTGAGTCTAAAGTTAGAGAGTTAACGAAAGATTTAAAGCCATCACTATTCCTCCCGCTTGATGTGCAGAATCCTTCTCAAATTGAAGAAATTTTTGAAAATATTAAAAATAATTGGGGGCAAATTGATGGGTTAGTTCATTGTCTTGCATTCGCTGGCCGTGATGAATTAATCGGAGATTATAGTGCGACTTCATCCGAAGGTTTTGATAGAGCTTTAAATATTAGTGCTTATTCTTTAGCACCTCTATGTAAGGCAGCAAAACCACTATTCAGTGATGGTGCCGGGGTCGTTTCTTTAACTTATTTAGGATCTGAAAGAGCCATACCCAATTACAATGTGATGGGAGTAGCCAAAGCAGCTCTTGAAGCGTCTGTGAGGTACCTTTCTGCAGAACTTGGTCCTGAAAGGCAAGTAAGAGTAAATGCAATAAGTGCTGGCCCAATCAGAACACTTGCCAGTTCTGCAATAGGTGGCATTTTAGATATGATACATAATGTTGAAGAAAAAGCCCCCTTACGCAGAACAGTTACTCAAACAGAAGTAGGTAATACGGCTGCTTTTCTTTTGAGTGATCTTGCAAGTGGTATATCAGGCCAAACTATTTATGTTGATGCAGGTTATTGCATTAATGGAATGTAA